A genome region from Candidatus Binatia bacterium includes the following:
- the rpmB gene encoding 50S ribosomal protein L28 produces the protein MAKICDICGKGVQFGQNVSHANNVTKRRWEVNLQTVRATVEGRPKRLRVCTRCIRTGRVQKTMPQAQALRARSA, from the coding sequence ATGGCCAAGATTTGCGACATCTGCGGCAAGGGCGTGCAGTTCGGGCAGAACGTGAGCCACGCGAACAACGTGACCAAGCGCCGCTGGGAAGTGAACTTGCAGACGGTGCGCGCCACGGTGGAAGGCCGCCCGAAGCGGCTGCGCGTCTGCACGCGCTGCATCCGGACCGGACGGGTCCAGAAGACCATGCCCCAGGCGCAGGCGCTCCGCGCCCGCTCGGCCTAG